caaatttttataaaaattcaaaaaatgtagttatgtattccgactattgaaattcaacagtttttttaaaagtttgtcgtacgttcaattgaagttatcagaaaaagtattaaacggttttgaatttttataaaaacttgtggagttgatctactcaatgagatctttgaattcaacggttggattgaagaaatataatgctgatatcgagttattaagcggagtaagtcaatggagacttaTTACTGGAatcaacggatccctcctcatatatatattccttcataaaaataagctgaacagcatgatcatcataTACTGATCTGAGAATCATATCAGGCAAGAATGCGATGAGATGCATAGAGCAAACATGGGATAAATATGAAGTGAAGTCTCGAGAATCAGGGTGTGTATAGCAGGACAACACGTGAAATATAGGTTGTGAGATTTGGAAAAATGTTGAGGTGAGTCTTACTCTTATGACTTATCTACTAGTAATCACTAAGATCCTCCTCCTCGAGGACAAATTCATTTGTATCAAAATAGAATCCAAGGATGAGTGTGTCATAGTTCATTCATGACAACTACTTCATCATTAATTATTTGGAAAAAAGTCTTCATTTGCAAATATTCTACTCACACAACACCATTCAATATACCTACCTATTATCAACAACAAACAAGGATCATACAGGATTAACTCATAATACCCCCACCAAAAAAAGTAGtgttgttattttaaggttagAGTAAATTAATATGGTTATATTAGCATGTCAATATATCAAGCTGAGACACACTACTAAGCCCCAAAATCTTCGAGGGTTAGTTCtgtcatcaagtggtttcagacCCCTCTCGATCACAGTTATGAGAGATCGAACCGTGATACTCTCTACCAAGTACAATGTCAATCACCATTGGACTTGCTAATGATCGAtagtttttcttatttattaattttagtgGATGTTTCATTAAGAGATGTACAATGAATCATCGTGACCATCAGACCATGCAATTTGGAGCTCCAGGAAAACTGTGTGACCCGTGAACACCACAACTAAAAAGAATATGTAAAATGAAATAGTCaaacaaaatactaattaataaaatgtttctttttgCAAAGGAATAATGAATGGAATGTAAAGATGTTCACTCCTTAAATCAACGTAGAGTTCCAAAAGGTCtctttaattttgtaaaaatctCTTTTTAAAATCAATGACTCAAAAGTAGAATAATGTGGATATTTTAGCATTCAGACTTTATATTTAAGGGTACGGTTGTGTTTATCTCtacattttcttaaaaaaaaaatagatgattATCTTGTTTGtgtagtaaaataaataatatattaactaTCTGCCATGTGTTAAGAGTTATAAGACTGCATGCattcaaaataacaaaaacGGAAAAGCTTAAAacattataatttaatttatatatatacttatagtgtaatttttttacatgTACATTTAATCAAATCACGACatataaatatttgaaaaagaTATTTCGAAAAACTTACTTAAAAAGTGGCACTATAGTATAATTTGATTGAATACATGTGCACTCTAATTTTACAGGGTCGGTAGCAATTATACTCAAAACATAATTAGTAAGAATTTTATTGTAgaaagattaaaacaaaaaggaaaatgaagaaaagaaaaacatgattTGAAACAATGTAAGTATGAACTCAGTAACGGTCACATGGATTTAGCTACTTCTCCAAACGTGAAAACATTTACACCAACCTCCACTCTTTGCTCCTACATATCCCGCTCCTATAACATGCACTTCCAAGTATCACTAACCACTGATATATACACACACCACTACCATTTTCACTTGTTCTATACTATATCCTTCAAAATATACATGATGGATACTTGCAAGAAATCTCCCTTGAAACCATGGAAGAAAGGGCCAACCAGGGGGAAAGGTGGCCCTCAAAATGCTGCATGTGAGTATCGAGGCGTTCGCCAGAGAACGTGGGGAAAATGGGTTGCTGAGATCAGAGAGCCAAAGAAGAGAACTAGACTCTGGCTTGGTTCTTTCGCAACTGCGGAAGAAGCTGCAATGGCTTATGATGAAGCTGCAAGGAGACTCTATGGACCAGATGCATACCTTAATCTTCCACACTTGCAGCCACACTCAGTTTCGTCTATCAAAACTGGAAAGTTCAAGTGGTTGCCTTCAAAGAATTTCATTTCAATGTTCCCTTCTTGTGGATTACTCAATGTAAATGCTCAACCTAGTGTTCATTTAATCCATCAGAGGCTACAAGAGTTTAAGCAGAATGCAGTTGCTGCAAGTCAATCATCGCTTTCTAGTTCATCTAATGATCGAAAGGCAGAAGAAAATCAGAATGTAGAGAGCAACAAGAATCATGCAGAAAATCCACCAAAGGAAAAAGATGTTCAAACATCGGCGAATAAGATGCTTGGAGATTTTCAAGAGGAGAAACCACAGATAGACCTACATGAGTTTCTTCAACAGATGGGAATACTGAAAGAAGAAACACACTCGGAGCAAACTGAGAGTTCGGGAAGTTCAACAGTGCATGAAGCGGTGTCAAAAGATGATAATAATCAATTGGGAATATTTTCTGACACAAGTGTTAATTGGGAGGCATTGATCGAGATGCATGGATTTGCAGATATTCCGGAATCAGAAGCCACGCAGCTCGAAGCATATGACCCAAATGACCATCTTAATTTCTCAACTTCCATTTGGAACTTTTAGAAACTTAGCTGGTTTGTCAGTCAAGAAAAGAGAAACTACCTTATCTAGCTTTTAAGGAGTTGAAATCTAGTTAGAATTCGATATGGTACTCTCTCCAGCCTTAAACATAAGCAAAAAAGTATATGTATTTAGTTTAAATGTGGACCAAGTACATATACTTTTTCGCTTATACTTAAAGCCGGAGAAGTACTACTTAATAACTCAGCCTAAGCTGATCAGACG
This genomic interval from Trifolium pratense cultivar HEN17-A07 linkage group LG6, ARS_RC_1.1, whole genome shotgun sequence contains the following:
- the LOC123888368 gene encoding dehydration-responsive element-binding protein 2F, which translates into the protein MMDTCKKSPLKPWKKGPTRGKGGPQNAACEYRGVRQRTWGKWVAEIREPKKRTRLWLGSFATAEEAAMAYDEAARRLYGPDAYLNLPHLQPHSVSSIKTGKFKWLPSKNFISMFPSCGLLNVNAQPSVHLIHQRLQEFKQNAVAASQSSLSSSSNDRKAEENQNVESNKNHAENPPKEKDVQTSANKMLGDFQEEKPQIDLHEFLQQMGILKEETHSEQTESSGSSTVHEAVSKDDNNQLGIFSDTSVNWEALIEMHGFADIPESEATQLEAYDPNDHLNFSTSIWNF